CCCCCCAAAGCCCTGGATTTTGCTTCCCCTATCCTCATGAAATGGAGCTTCAGACTCCACAACAACATTCAACCCCTTATCTACATTTGAAGAATGGAAATCATGATAATATAGTTTCTCAGTTAATTAGCTTAAAGGCATAGTACAGGCAGATTCACATTGTAAGCAATTATCTGGTACATGTAGAAAGCATCATCCCCCATATTTCAACCTTtcaattttataatatattgggCCTgattgaaatcagtttttcacatACATGAAAAGTCATAGATGAGATCCAATTtgggatgcaattcaattcagaaaaacttatctcattttttataaaaacgatTAAAGTTTAAGGgataaaactggaactgaatttggagaaaagtgtttttttttctgcaaattcaaTCTCATCCataacttttcacgtgataaaccatgaaataatttTTCTCACTCAGTTGGATCCTGCCTATTATCTTCAGTAAATGATAGTATGGGACACGTCCCCCTaaacctaggggcccatttattaaacctcagtttTTTCCTGGTCAAGATTTTTATTGGGAAAACTCaacattttagtgcaaaaaaacttgatttttagagatttagtatatcccaaagctgctaaaaatccaattccgaaaatacaccatctcatgacgagttcatatagaagtcattgAAAGAtctccctgaagttgtttcttgacacaGGTATCTGCACtgtataatcagaaaaattcagggttttcagctAATCTtacaaaaaattagagttttcagagGGTCAGTCATATGATatgaattgatgctcgattttgttgtgatgttttgtcGATACAATTTTTTAAAGACAAATAATTGATAAATCAGTTCAGTTCCTAAAAGAGAGTTATGctgactttgttttcagaaaaaaaaagataaattcaagttttagtaaatcagccccctaatgtTATTCCTGGTGAGCAATTCCATTTATTCGGCTATATGCTTGGAATATTTATTATCTTAAATGTTTCCGTCACTATTTATTCCTTTTGTTCCCAGATTAGTTATTTTGCTTCCAGCCCTATTCTCAGCAATCGTTACCTGTTTCCTTCCTTCTTCCGTACTATACCTAGTGACCAATTTCAAATGAAAGGTCTGGCTGAGCTGGTCTTCTATTTTGGTTGGTCTTGGGTTGGTCTCCTGGCGAATGATAATGACTACGGTCAATTTGGTCTTCAGATAGCAAAGCAAGAAATAATAAAGGGAGGAGCTTGCGTTGCCTTTACTGAGAATATCTTGACAGGCCAACCCAACAGAAATGCTCCTCATATTGTTCAAGTCATTAAAGAGTCAACTGCTAAGGTTGTCATGGTGATATCCTCCGATTCTCACTTTGTAATTGTGGCCGAAGAGTTGCTAAGGCAGAATGTGACTGGAAATATCTGGATTGCTAGTGAAGCTTGGGCAACCTCTGATTTGCTCTTTAAGGAACGATATCAAGAAATGTTATTGGGCACCATCGGTTTTGCCATCCACCGTGGGAAGATGCCAACATTCAGTAAGTACCTGAGAAGTTTCCAACCAGCAAATGATCATTATGACCCATTCATAAAGGAATATTGGGAGCAAGCCTTTTCTTGCAAGTGGCCCGGTCAGGAGAATAAAATTGTCTCATCTGACAATGCCTCAATGAGAGTGTGTACAGGAACTGAAAAGCTGGAAAGCCTGCTTACTGAAGAATATCATAGATTATCTCTAAATGTGTACAATGCAGTCTATGCAATGGCATGGGCCATACAAAATCTGCTTAACTGTACATCCGGAGCAGGGCCATTTCCTTATGGAGATTGCGCTAACATCTCTTCTTTTCATCCTTGGCATGTAAGGAGCTaatcttattatattatatatttttttcactactaTTACTAAATTTTATATTCAACATATACGTTATTATTTTCCAGCTTCTCCACTATATTAAAAATGTCAACTTTAAGACAAAAGATGggagacaaattttttttgatgcaaagGGCAACCCTCCAGCCATCTATGACATTGTGAATTGGCAAGTAAATGTTAAAGGTGCCCTGGAGCCGGTTACCATTGGTAGTTATGACTTAAGTGCTCCTAATGGAAGAACCTTAAGTATAGACAGTGCTGGAATTATATGGACCAACAATGAGACCCAGGTAATGGGGTGGgagatatttttcattatttcataattTCATATTCATAAGTTGACAGATAAAACGGCAATGATTTAGCTCTGGGAGATGTTAAATGGGAATTCCATTCTAGTACTAGTGCATAGGGTCCTAGTCTGAGAGCTATTAAAGGTGACATTTTGTGGTGATTGCTTCtcaatgaatttattaatttgtcaTGGAATCTGCTGTGAGCTGTACAGGGCCAAGACAAAACATGAATAAATTACATCCAAAACATGACTTTTTTGAGATGCTGTGAGTCAATTAACAACCTGAACTCTACCATTTAGTGTGATAGATGAAAAATATCAATTCAGAATCTCTTCtatttctctgttctcatcaaccaacggatccccctctgatattaagggtcccatcccttcctgcttctttttattatttactttttactacAATACCTTTtactctgaaaaatttgcaaaactaagGAGAAATTCATGCAACTGTGAATAATTTGtgtaacacaaatatttttatgcacaTTACTTTTTTCcctcactctaaatgcattaaaggagaaggaaaatcagtttgcacttgggagtgccaaatgttaggcaccccaaagtgattgtattgacttacctgaaaccccgggccagtgctcctatcggcagaaaactgcaccggtccagggttTTTATAGccagcaccacagagagatcttcttccgtcttcttctttcttcaaatttctccgAGCAAATGCATGAGCAGTAGAACGAGATAGttgaatttttagttaaagttcggcatttcgttctactgtgcatgcgcaaagaaagaggaagcaggaagaagatctctctgcggtgctcactggtataacccaaggccggtgcagttttctgctgataggagcactggcctggggtttcaggtaagtcaaaacaatcagttaggggtgcctaacatttggcaccccaagtgcaaatagactttccttctcctttaaagtcaatgggcatttttttttgtttaggtgacttttttgtcttgatgactttttgtccaaatgctttcacGTCAATTGTCATTTTTCCTTGCGGCGACTTATTTTGTCTTGTGGACTTTtcttgtctctgtgacttttttgttgagGCAAATTTTTCCACTAGGAATTTACGCTGCAGTTTTtcaaatctatgcctggcaaagaaAATCACTATTCCTTGTTCCTGATAAACATTTCAGAAGTCCCTGCTATCTTGAGTGGGGgaagaaagtaaaaaagttaatcTTCTAAAGCATTGATCATAGAATTATAGTTAAATCAACAGATTATCTTCAGTCATATGATCGTTTAATCACATCCACGTCCTTTCAGTCCCTATTTCTCTTACCACATGATACCAGCACGTACTTACTACTGAATCATAGTTCACAATATTATTACTAACTGATGAGAATTGCTTTTTTGTAATATGTTGAGTTCGGATACTATTTCTCATGATTTCTATAGGTTCCTCTTTCCACCTGCAGCCCACGTTGTCCCTTAGGATTCAGAAAAGTGATAATACCAGGAAGGCCCCTCTGTTGCTATAATTGTGCCCATTGTCCCCAGGGCTATATTTCAAACCAAACAGGTACTATAATTATTTATGCTATGCTTTGCAATAATAATTGGCAATTTTAGAAATAATATGATTGcctgttatttttttagatgctgTGGAATGTCAATCATGTTCCTGGAATATGTGGCCTAATCAACAACAGGATAGGTGCCTACTGAGAACTACAGAATTTCTGTCATATGAAGAACCATTGGGTTACAGCTTAGCAGCCATTGGTATTTTATCTTCTCTGATCCCACTTAATATTTTGGGAGTTTTTATTCATTATAAACAAACACCAATTGTTCGAGCCAACAACTATTCCCTTAGTtgccttctcctgctctccctgtccCTCTGTTTCCTTTGCTCTTTAGGGTTCATTGGTTACCCACAACCTACACAGTGTCTTCTGCGCCAAGTGGCATTTGGCATGGTTTTTGCTCTCTGTATCTCCTGTGTTTTAGCCAAAACAATCACTGttgtcattgcctttaatgcaaccAAACCAGGCAGCAGACTGAGAAAATGGACTGGGGTAAAGACATCATATTGTGCGATTGGGTTTTGCACCTTTCTCCAGTTAGTTGTGTGTGTATTGTGGTTGAGCTTATCTGCTCCCTTCCCAGAACTTGATGCTGACACCAAACCAGGAGTCATCATAGTTAATTGCAATGAAAGGCCACCCTCTGCTTTTTGGTGCATGCTGGGATATCTTGGCCTCTTGGCCTTCATCAGTTTCATTGTTGCCTTCTTGGCCAGACGTCTCCCTGACAGTTTCAATGAAGCCAAATTTATCACATTCAGTATGTTggctttcctcagtgtctgggtGTCCTTTATCCCAGCCTATCTCAGTGCACAGGGCATGTATACAGTGGCAATGGAGGTCTTTGCCATTTTATCTTCCAGTTGGGCTGTGGTGGGCTGTATCTTTGTGCCAAAATGCTACATTGTATTGTTCAGGCCCAATATGAACTCCAGAGAAAATCTAATGGGGAAAGGAAaaggtcaaaaataaaaatggtgaaaATGCCTTGAATAAACGCCTTTACTGTATAGAGTTTAAACTAATTATGAACCTATTAATATGATTTGTAATGTATGTTCAATTAAAATACATGACTGTCAGGTTTTATTGTCCTATAGCTTTCATCTGGTTGGTAAAAAAGCAGTTTTAAAATATAACTTCAATTGGTGAATAAAATCTTCATAACATtgtagtaagttaagttgaaaaataaaattgctttaagTACAGTCTACAAGCTGCTCTAGGATTGCTGGAAGAGAGAGGAGCACTTAAAATTAACCAGCTAAAAAGTATCAATTACTTTTCTGCCAGTGATTTTGCCATTGAGAGCACTTTGTCCTAGACTGCATTGCTGCATGCAGAGACAGAGACAACAAACTAACTAGCCAATAGAGAAAAGGTTTCGGTTGGGACTCAGAGATACACACCAATATGGACTGTTTTTGTTCAACATAAGTGCAATGGTGTCTGTTTTGTACTTGTGTTTATTACTTGTTTATTAAGAGTTACATGACATACCCCATTCACTTGGAGACTATGGATCGGCCATTTTCGTTACCTCAACAGATTACTTCAATAATGTAAGTGTATTGGAGCTAAAGTCCTGCCAAGTTACGTATCAACGACAAGCACAGAGACCAAGGACACAGCCCTGTGGTACATCTCTAACAACGATGGtcaaatcagaaaatgttccatacACTTCCACTTTGTtgaatctatccttcagccagttctttaCCCAAGTACAGATATTGTGTTCCAAGCCAATATTCCTCAGTTTACTCACTAACTTTTGTTTGGTACTGTAGCAAATGTTTTAGAATAGACTAAGTTGATCATGGAAGATTAAGTTCTCTTGGATCTATAGATCTCAGCTCATTGATTACTCTGGGGTGAGATCTCAGCTCATTGATTACTCTGGGGTGAGTCCACAATCTGAGATCTATAGttgtaagtaaactttatcaggtCTTTACCTACTGAGTCAAGTCACATATGATACAATCAAGAAATATGCTTATTAAAAATGGCAACTTTCAATCAAATTGGAGCCTTTAATAATTGGTTTGTCAGTcacttaaaacaaaattaaaataaatagtttaaaatacCTGCTTTTATCCTGCTCCCAATGAAGTGAAAGGACCACAGGAACTTAAGATAGATCTGCTCCCTACTCCCTTAGGTGTCTGCTGGAGGAGATGTGAACCACTAGCTTGTATTACAACAGTTGAAGTCTGCTAACTCTGTTTTCATAGATAGAACCAGTGTATTTCTGCTCTGTAAATGAACACTCTACTGCATGAGTACTTTTAGTACTCATGAGTACTGTTAAATAGACAGTGAAAGGTGCTGCTCTATAACACATCTACCTTCCTCCACACAACATTGAAAGGGCCCAACCGTGAGTCATAGTGTAACCATACTCTTCCTCCTATCTAGCTTATACCTTGTTTTGGGCTCATAAAGGTATAACTGCGGTATATTGAGATGCATGTttgtatatacagatgaagccacttggatttgtgagttaaatgcgtcatgactcagagttaattgaagaaactgtgttatctaaagttatcttaactcatttaatgcatttaaccttttcattagcataccaaagcaccattgttcacaatggtgaatgctttaattagatgggatgttgtgtcacagttttctgtgttaaatgagataaatgggatatctgtgtttagttattctgtgtcaaacagacaaaccaaagtggctgcatctgtatgtaaccattttaaagattatttatttattattatgatgtaTACTGTAGCTATTGTATACATTTATGACAAGAGTTTGTCTCTTTTATGAATTTGAATTCTTGAAATCTTTGAGTTCAAGTTTTACTCATGAGTTTATCCAGTATCCATTAAATACTTGGATCTTACACTGTTCATTGAGGGTAAAGTATCTGTACAAAACTCTTTAGAAAACCAACCAATCGGAATGGCCTCCTACATGCCCTAAAGTGGGCATACTAGTCTTTGTATTAATCGTATATTCCCTATGTAGATTTGTACAAGCTAAACATAACTATGCTCACAATGAGGATTTTGTGATATAGTCAAATGATGTATTGGCCCCATTGATAAACCTAATGTCTGCAAAAGTGCAAAGACGATACAAAAATATGTTGGCTCCCTCTAATATTTTTAGAAGACAAAAATTAATGAACCCTAAAAATTTCATGCTAGTAAGGGCCGGACCTGTAAGCTTGTTACAGCCAAAAAGATTAGCACTAAATATGGGTTACCAACATCTAAACAGTTTAGAAATTGCAGGGCAACTTTTGTAGTATATTTGTTCATCTCTACCTGTGGATTGAAATATGTATAGGGACCTATACTGTTTCAGTTAAAATATTGCACCAGTGCTACAGGCATATTTGCTCCCCTTAAGGTCTATGCACTTGCACATCTGGATCACATTAAGTCCAGGGTTCTCTTGCTTTTCATGTCCACTGATACTCCTGTCTAGTGTCTCTTACTTTTACTGTGCCCTCGTACTCCTGTCTTGTGTATAATATAGGTTTAATTCAGTTGTTTGCCTTATTTGCCCCTTTGCATCCCTTTCCTCTGGGAAACTTGTTGACATATCAAAGTTCTCTTTGGGACTGAAAGAGTGAGTGACACTGAATGATGGATAACTATCTTTACTTCGCCTTCCCTGAGCAGTTTAAAGCAGACTTTATTAATTTGTTCCCCTGGGCCTCCCAATCCACATTGTATATAATACGAGCTTTGAGAGCCATGTGTGATGGAGAAAGGACTGTGCATCATTACAATACTGACAAATCTGTTCTATTTATGAAATGGTTTTCTGTAAAAGACAGACAACTCCAAGGAGAATGAGTTGCACTCTCTTCTCTACCGGGTGGATTTTATGTACAGTAACTATACTAGTTGGTGCCTACTCATCCTGGAACCTTGGTTGCAGCCTACCCAGAGAGAACATTACTGTCTATCTGAGTCACCCAGGAGATATTATTATAGGAGGGACATTTATGGTCCATTTGGAAAGAATCTATTATGACCTTAACTTCACTAGTAAACCCCCTGAGCTACATTGTCAGATGTAAGAATTTATTTCCTGgcgtttattacatttttgcagcactttacagTGATAATACATCATTAATTGCTGCAGTGGATCTTACAAACTAATATCcatttcacattcacacacactctgGTCAATTTACTTAGAaccaatgaacctgcctgtatg
Above is a genomic segment from Xenopus laevis strain J_2021 chromosome 3L, Xenopus_laevis_v10.1, whole genome shotgun sequence containing:
- the LOC108710428 gene encoding extracellular calcium-sensing receptor, whose translation is MHALIFAVQEINADPELLPNVTLGFQVYDACNTLRRAAQGTLFMLSGGKGITPNYHCDKGTRLAGIIGESGSTRSILMAQILGLYWYPQISYFASSPILSNRYLFPSFFRTIPSDQFQMKGLAELVFYFGWSWVGLLANDNDYGQFGLQIAKQEIIKGGACVAFTENILTGQPNRNAPHIVQVIKESTAKVVMVISSDSHFVIVAEELLRQNVTGNIWIASEAWATSDLLFKERYQEMLLGTIGFAIHRGKMPTFSKYLRSFQPANDHYDPFIKEYWEQAFSCKWPGQENKIVSSDNASMRVCTGTEKLESLLTEEYHRLSLNVYNAVYAMAWAIQNLLNCTSGAGPFPYGDCANISSFHPWHLLHYIKNVNFKTKDGRQIFFDAKGNPPAIYDIVNWQVNVKGALEPVTIGSYDLSAPNGRTLSIDSAGIIWTNNETQVPLSTCSPRCPLGFRKVIIPGRPLCCYNCAHCPQGYISNQTDAVECQSCSWNMWPNQQQDRCLLRTTEFLSYEEPLGYSLAAIGILSSLIPLNILGVFIHYKQTPIVRANNYSLSCLLLLSLSLCFLCSLGFIGYPQPTQCLLRQVAFGMVFALCISCVLAKTITVVIAFNATKPGSRLRKWTGVKTSYCAIGFCTFLQLVVCVLWLSLSAPFPELDADTKPGVIIVNCNERPPSAFWCMLGYLGLLAFISFIVAFLARRLPDSFNEAKFITFSMLAFLSVWVSFIPAYLSAQGMYTVAMEVFAILSSSWAVVGCIFVPKCYIVLFRPNMNSRENLMGKGKGQK